Within the Rosa rugosa chromosome 2, drRosRugo1.1, whole genome shotgun sequence genome, the region ATTATAGCATCACAGTTAGTTTGCTCACATTTATATACTCAATAACTAAACATGCTTCAGGTTACTAAATATAAATTGTTCACGTGTATGCCTTAAAACTCATCATACGTTAAAGGACGTGCGAGAATGTAGATTGTTATCCATATTTGAAAAGTTAAATCTGCAATAAAATTCAAGGTTTGGGTCTCTCTAACTATTGTCAATTGATTATGGACGTGTTTCTTGCACATAATTTACTATAACCCAAGTAatttttctttgaaaagaaaaaatctaaTAAGTGAGATTCAACTAGTTTGAGCTTAAATGCTCGATTTTAGGTAATAATGCATGTGTCAATCTGTAATAAGGTTAAGCTCTTCTTATATTAAGGTCATTATGCTCAAGCTAACCCTCTCCTTTAAAGCTTCTGGATCTGCCTTGCTTATGAGCGTTCGAGTATGCAAGCACCATTTGTGTCAACTGTCAAAGTATGAATGGCAATTGACAAACTGATCACCTCCTTGTGTATAAGAGCAACTTGTACCTCAATGTCGGTGAGATCTTCTTTCGAATTCAGGGACGCCAAAAATTGTGGATATAGGACTTCCATTGAGACCATCAGTCGTCCAGTACCATGAACATTCCGGTCCTTTCAAGAATCCACGAGCGTGCTACCTTGTCATTACGATGAGATTTGGAGTCTACGAATTTGACTGGTTACATGACATGTCATAAATTCTAGAATTCGATTTGGAGTCTCCATTACAGGATTCATAAATTCAAGAGCTCTGATAGCAAACATCAAAGGAAAACCTTGGGGCTCGCTATCATTTCCTTGTGTATTTGACTTCAATGAACTATTATTTGCTCATCGACATCGTGAACAATTTTGTACAACCGATCAACGCAGCCTTCCAAAGAGTTATCCCTCATCTAGCTTTAAACCCAAGTGGAGTCCAAAAACTTGAACAGTAAAAGACATCCTCCCCTTCTAGCTTCTGCACAGGAAGCAACTCGTAACAAATAGTTTCTGTGAAACTTTTTAACTTACACACTCTCCAACAACACAACTGGTGCACGCCAATTTGGAGCACTTAAATTTTAGTTTGAGGCTCTCCGAAAGAGATTAAGCTCCACTGCAGGGAAGGAACAACACGGATTGGCATTCTTTAGTTCGTAAAAGCTTTAAATTAAAACTCTCAGCACTTCCATTTTAGTTGTCCGTGCAACCAATTCCAAGTTTCCAACTGAAGTGAAGTATGAGAAAAGCCTAACCATTGTTCCAAATTGAGATAGTCAAGAAATTTAAGACAGCATCAACGAAATCATTATCATTTCCGCACTTGTGTACAAAATGTTCAACAAGACCTTCAAGCTAACATTGTTAGTAAGGAATTACTTCCAATTAGTggaaaataatcaaaatattAATAAGTTCCACGAGTAACACCATCAGGTGTCAAATTTCAGCATCTTAAGATAGTTTGAGGTTCTCCAAAAGAGATTTGGCTCCGCTAGGGAAAGAACGACATGGATTCACATTTCAGTTCTAAAAAGCTCTAATCATAACTTTTGATTGTCCATGAAACCAATTCCAATCATACAGAAGTAGGATCACTTGCTTCCGAATTCCAATTTCTTCCCCATGTGAAAATATTAATAATTACTTTCATGAGTAAGTGAGTAACACCTATTTGCGTTACTCATGTTTTGCAAACCTGATTTCATATAACACATATGAAGCCTTGCTGGATTCTGGACTCAAATCTCTTTTAAACACGTCCTCAGAGAAGTAAATTTTGCGGCTGGACACTATTTGCAAACCTAGGACATACATCATTAAATGGTTTTTGTgggagaatttcacaaatggtcactcaactatgactcattcgacactttggtcatttaagtttcaaatatatcactttgatcaCTTAACTactacactgtcaatcactttggtcactttgttaatttttttcattaaaaaaaatactatttgggcgactaaagtgattgacaatgtaatagttgagtgaccaaagtgatatatttgaaacttgagtgaccaaagtgtcgaatgagtcatagttgagtgaccatttgtgaaatttttccTGATTTTTGTTGGACCAATTCTGCCTCTAGTGTAGGCATGTAGCTGCTAGAGCTCTTTTATTTGATGTTGTAAACACGGTTGCTCGAGAGGCTTCTTAAtctaatttaccaaaaaaaaactcaattcatatacatataatAAACCAAATGAAACACCAATTCACCCGTCAACACAGATATTAATCTGATAGAAGCCATAGAACTACTTAATTAATATCCCATAAATTAAGTTCACGACCAAACAAAGGATGACTAAACATACAAAAGCAGGAATGACATAAAACACAAAGTAGCAAGGACAAAGAACATGAATCAGCCAGCAAGGGGATTGAGCACTTGCCCCATGAACAACACTGTTCCGGTACTGTCTTCTCTGATGAAAAACATGAATGGGTGATTCGCCACAAAGTCTATTTCCACAGGAGGAGCACCCCCACCAGAAAGCGTAGCAACAGTAACAGCTGAAGCTACCGTAccttcttcatcaatttcgataCACGACTTATGAAATATTGCCGAGACGTATGGGTCCTCACCGGCAGGAGACTCCACCATCTCTGTCACATTACCTCCTTTAAGAGGATCAAAAGTGAAAGGCAGCACCAGGCCTGACCTCTTCATGACTTCTGAAGCTTCAAAACCAGAAGAAATCTTAAACTTTGGGATTGACATTTTACCCACATAAAGCTTATTATGGGGAACATGGCTATCTAAAAATCCAGATTCAGAACAAACTCTCTCAACCAAAGCTGGCAGCCCATCTCTTGCATCGGGAAGGTAAAAGTACATAGAGAAACACCGGGGGTAAACTCCAATTTGTCGGTAAGGAAGCCTCAAGACTTTGAAGCCTTTAAAAGCACGTATATACTGGTAGCCCCCGCCTCTCATAAAAGGAACTGCTTTAACCGAGCTCCCATCCAGAAGGTAGAAGTTACGCTTTTTTGTTTCTGTATCAAAAAACTTATTAACCCAATATGCTTTGAAGTATAAAGCATTTGCAAAGATGAGCTTCGTGTAGATGTCGActgaatttggaggaagaatcTCTTTGATGAGGCCGTTAGTCTCCTTCTCAGCCCAAGAATTCACTTCCATACCTACTTGGTCAGGGTTAGACTTGAAGTTGACCTCCTTTAGAGCCGCCATGTAAGCAGTGTCCACTACATGTTTGAAATAAGGCTTGAAAGGAAGAGACTCGTCGACCCAAACGCCATTGGCAAAGGACAAACGAGGACCAGGACCGCCGGGATGAATACTGTCGTCACTGCCGGGTGATCCATCGGCTAAAACGAAAGTGACGAGGTCATGAGCGAGGGAGTTGAGGTGGTGGGTGGATCTGGACTTGAGGAAAGAGAGAAACTGATCCAGACAAGGGCCCCTTGTCCCAGAAGCTATCAGGCTCAGAACGATGTGGAGGGAAAGCGGCGAGAACACCATGTTCTTGTCCTTGAATTCAGTCAGCAACAGTTGCTTGGTTAACTCTAGTGCGACGTTGGTTTGGCTGGCGACAGATTCTTTAGGATCCATCGCTGTTAGGACGGTAGGGCTGCTTAGGGTTCGGCTGATGTAGGTGTAAACGAAGTGAAATTGGGTTGTTTTACCGTGGGTTTTTAATGGATCATGGTCCAGCTGACTGACTGTTATCATTTAGTAATAGGGGTTCCCCTATTTTAAGGGATCTCTCATCTCGGCAAACatcaatttgaaatttaaatgcaAGGCAATACGTCACTAGACTGACGATAGATCTtcaatttttttgaaaattcaaaagataaaagagagagaaggaaaaaaaaaaaaaaacaaattattcCATCTGCAATTCTGCATAGAGACCAGACTAGAAGTCTTTATTGAAACAAAAAACTTATTGTCAATTTATATGAGGAAGATTAACTTAAGAACTGTAGAGGGTAGAAGTTGTTTCTCAATGTATTTCTTAATCTGCTCCTCGAACTCTTCTGTAAGTCGTTCTATATCTAGAATAAAGACCTTTAATTGAAGTAGATTTATTGTATTGCCACTCTCATCTTTATCATTACAGTAGATCATATCTTCGCATAAACTATCTCCTCGTTTCCGCTTGATCACAAACTTGcaaattttgttttaatttccgTTTCATGATGCTTCCTAGCTACAATATACTGAATATAGTCAATGATTCAAGTTCCTTTATGAAACTAACAAAACTAACGAGATTTCACCCTACCAATATTTGAATGAAAGTGAAAATATATTGAAAACTACCTTTAAATACTAATATCAATTGATATATAGAAAGATTTCAATTCACGCTCGAAATTTTCATTGgaatttttataaatttaaaaatttagctcataataataataaagcaaaccaccaaaaagaaaattaaccCGGGCGGCCTACTGTTGTCCTTCCATGCGCGTTTTGTATAGTATCAACTTAATGTTACCAAAAGTTTGCTACCCTCTAGTTGGTTTTGTACTATGAatctggaaaaactccaagaagGAGAGCGACATCACTTCTGCGTTCTGGCTCTGATTTGACCACTCAAATAAATTTTTCAAGCTTTACGCAAGGAGATTTTGGCAGAGGTGAAacagagatttttttttctttggtcagAAGTGGTGCAACAGAGATGAGCTTTAAGCCACGTTTGGTTCTCAGAAAGTATGTATCAGGAAAATTCCTTTCCTGCAAGGAAATTATTTCATGAAGGAAgagaaaataagggggaaagtggttccttGACTTCCTTCCAAATTTTAAAGAAATCACTTTccccttcttcttttcttgtatttattactcacaacatatttttttattacattatttaccaactttcctgataactttccttatgttaccaaacatcggaatagAAAGTTATTGGGAAATCATTTCCCTTCCCATAGAAAAGATaaaggaattactttcctttctgTGAACCAAACGAAGCCTTAGGGATTATCTATGCGGATTACGGGATTATCTAAATTAACCCATAAAACAACGAGTATTGAGCTTCATTGAAAGATAAGATATTTTCGCTTGAATTCCCCTGAAAAGAAGGGTATTGTGCTTCCCAACAGAGTTATGATTTTGGTTAATAACTCTAGAAATTTAATAGCCCCATCACTCATCAGTCTGGTCAAAAAAAGTATCACCAGTCTCATCATTATCCTACGTTAAGATCATTTATGTCTTTGCGTAAATATCCTGCACAAATCTCACGTTAGGTTTGGAGCCTATACCTTCGTAGT harbors:
- the LOC133733508 gene encoding serpin-ZX-like, which produces MDPKESVASQTNVALELTKQLLLTEFKDKNMVFSPLSLHIVLSLIASGTRGPCLDQFLSFLKSRSTHHLNSLAHDLVTFVLADGSPGSDDSIHPGGPGPRLSFANGVWVDESLPFKPYFKHVVDTAYMAALKEVNFKSNPDQVGMEVNSWAEKETNGLIKEILPPNSVDIYTKLIFANALYFKAYWVNKFFDTETKKRNFYLLDGSSVKAVPFMRGGGYQYIRAFKGFKVLRLPYRQIGVYPRCFSMYFYLPDARDGLPALVERVCSESGFLDSHVPHNKLYVGKMSIPKFKISSGFEASEVMKRSGLVLPFTFDPLKGGNVTEMVESPAGEDPYVSAIFHKSCIEIDEEGTVASAVTVATLSGGGAPPVEIDFVANHPFMFFIREDSTGTVLFMGQVLNPLAG